GTCGGcgcccgacgccggcggcgggctggaCGACCTGGCCCCCGTGTCCGGCACCCACCAGTTCACGATCCGGCATTACAGCCAGACCAAAGGCATCGGCTCCGGCAACTCCATCCTCTCCCGCTACTTCACCGTCGACGGCCGCACGTGGTTCCTCCGGTTCTACCCCGACGGCTACACCCCCAACTCGGTGTTCGTCGCCTTCTACGTGCAGACGCTCTACAAGCCGTACTGCCACGCCGTCCGCGCCCGCTTCACCGTCCAGCTCCTCAAGCCCGACGGCACCGTCGCCTACTCGCGGCGCTCCGACCGGCCCTGCAGCTTCGACAGGCGCTGCAACAGCTGGGGCTTCCGCGTGTTCGTCACCCGCGAGGCCATCGAGGGCGCCGACCTGGGCGTCCTCTACGAGGACTCCATCTTGGTGCGCTGCACCGTGGAGGTCTTCAATAGCCGCCGGaaggaccgcggcggcggcggcggcgccgatgaCCGGGCCAgcagcgccgtcgccggcgtcgcgATGGCGCCCCACCAGTCGGACTTCGCGGCGAACGCCATGCGGTTCTTCAAGAGCGGCAGGGCGCCGTTCGACGTCAAGTTCACCGTGGGCGGCACGGTCTTCGAGGCGCACGGGCTGGTGGTCGCGGCGCAGTCCGAGTGGTTCGCGACGGCGCTCTAcgggcgcggcggggaggagaggTGGGCGGAGGCGGGCCTGCCGTGCGTGACCATCTCGGGCACGACCCCGGAGGCGTTCGAGGGCGTGCTCCACTACATCTACCACGACGACCTGCCGGAGGAGCTGATCAAGGCCAACGGCGAGGCCGGCATGACGCGGCAGCTGTTCGAGGCCGCAGACATGTTCCTCATCGAGAGGATGAAGGAGATGTGCGCGGCCCGGTTGCGCCGCTTCATCAAGGACGACACGGTGCGGGGCATCCTGGACCTGGCGCAGGCGCACTCCTGCAAGGAGCTCGAGCAGGCGTGCCACACTTTCTTGGGCCGCCGTAGGCCTTAATAGCGTACAAACACAAAAGCTCCAAGAGTTTTGTAGCTACATGTGTTTTGGTGCTAGCTAGTTTTATGTGTGTAACTTGTCATGTTAATAAGTTTTTGTGGttgaatttttcgtaacgaacacatcTAATTCAATACTCatgattggtggattttttgCAATTTGATTTTCTTGTGGATAGCAGAGGTACGAAACTAGTCCGGGAGGGCCATCTTGGCCACGGATGCACAGAAAAATTTGTTCCAATCCACTCCAACGAATCCAAAACTCATGCTTCGTATGTTTTCAGCAGTTTTCGTTGCTGTCGGAGCATTGGTGCAAAACTTGTCCAAGGGAGCCGTTTCAGCCGCTCACCAAAAACGTGCTgtaaaatttttcgcaacgaatgcgccAAACCCACTATGTTCGACCAAAAACTCAAGTTTAGTGGTTTTTGGCAGTTTTTACTGTAGATAGGAAGAGGTGCAAAACTCGACCGGGAGGGCCGTCCTAGATAt
This sequence is a window from Panicum virgatum strain AP13 chromosome 7K, P.virgatum_v5, whole genome shotgun sequence. Protein-coding genes within it:
- the LOC120640374 gene encoding BTB/POZ and MATH domain-containing protein 1-like, with amino-acid sequence MGCCLSAPDAGGGLDDLAPVSGTHQFTIRHYSQTKGIGSGNSILSRYFTVDGRTWFLRFYPDGYTPNSVFVAFYVQTLYKPYCHAVRARFTVQLLKPDGTVAYSRRSDRPCSFDRRCNSWGFRVFVTREAIEGADLGVLYEDSILVRCTVEVFNSRRKDRGGGGGADDRASSAVAGVAMAPHQSDFAANAMRFFKSGRAPFDVKFTVGGTVFEAHGLVVAAQSEWFATALYGRGGEERWAEAGLPCVTISGTTPEAFEGVLHYIYHDDLPEELIKANGEAGMTRQLFEAADMFLIERMKEMCAARLRRFIKDDTVRGILDLAQAHSCKELEQACHTFLGRRRP